From a single Botrytis cinerea B05.10 chromosome 4, complete sequence genomic region:
- the Bcrho1 gene encoding Bcrho1 yields the protein MAEIRRKLVIVGDGACGKTCLLIVFSKGTFPEVYVPTVFENYVADVEVDGKHVELALWDTAGQEDYDRLRPLSYPDSHVILICFAVDSPDSLDNVQEKWISEVLHFCQGLPIILVGCKKDLRHDPKTIEELHKTNQTPVSEDQAQRVADKIGAYKSLECSAKTNEGVREVFEHATRAALLTKKEKKKKCIVL from the exons ATGGCGGAAATCAGAAGAAAGCTCGTTATTGTCGGAGACGGTGCTTGCGGTAAGACTTGCTTGTTGAT TGTCTTCTCCAAGGGAACCTTCCCAGAG GTCTATGTCCCAACCGTCTTCGAGAACTATGTCGCCGATGTCGAGGTCGATGGAAAGCACGTTGAGTTGGCTCTATGGGATACGGCTGGACAAGAAGATTACGATCGTCTCAGACCTCTATCATACCCAGATTCGCATGTTATCTTGATCTGTTTCGCCGTTGACTCTCCCGATTCCCTTGATAACGTTCAGGAGAAG TGGATCTCCGAAGTCCTCCATTTCTGCCAGGGCCTCCCAATCATCCTCGTTGGATGCAAGAAGGATTTGCGCCACGACCCAAAAACCATTGAGGAATTACACAAGACCAACCAAACCCCGGTCTCAGAAGATCAG GCTCAACGTGTTGCTGATAAGATTGGTGCTTACAAGTCTCTTGAGTGTTCAGCAAAGACCAATGAGGGTGTCCGTGAGGTGTTTGAACACGCCACTCGTGCTGCACTCTTGAccaagaaggagaaaaagaagaagtgcATTGTTCTGTAA